The following are encoded together in the Coturnix japonica isolate 7356 chromosome 8, Coturnix japonica 2.1, whole genome shotgun sequence genome:
- the COLGALT2 gene encoding procollagen galactosyltransferase 2 isoform X2 — protein MVLWTHCESLLSGTSLAVAKSMLVATDHNADNTTAILREWLKNVQNLYHDVEWRPMEDPQSYPEEMGPKHWPSSRFTHVMKLRQAALRAAREKWSDYILFLDTDNLLTNPETLNLLISENKTLVAPMLESRFLYSNFWCGITPQGYYKRTLDYPLIREWKRTGCFAVPMIHSTFLIDLRKEASTKLMFYPPHQDYTWSFDDIMVFAFSSRQAGIQMFICNREHYGFLPMPLKSHQTLQEETENFVHTLIEAMIDRPPIEPSQYVSVPPKHPDKMGFDEIFMINLKRRKDRRDRMLRTLYEQEIAVKIVEAVDGKALNTSQLKALSIDMLPGYRDPYSSRPLTRGEIGCFLSHYYIWKEVVNRGLEKTLVIEDDVRFEHQFKRKLMKLMDDIEQAQLDWELIYIGRKRMQVQQPEKAVPNVMNLVEADYSYWTLGYAISFQGAQKLIGAEPFSKMLPVDEFLPVMYNKHPVAKYMEYYESRDLKAFSAEPLLVYPTHYTGQPGYLSDTETSTIWDNETVSTDWDRTHSWKSRQQGQIHGEAQNKDALPPQSSLNVPSSRDEL, from the exons ATGGTCTTGTGGACTCATTGTGAGAGCCTGCTCAGTGGGACCAGCCTGGCTGTGGCAAAGAGCATGCT GGTGGCCACTGACCACAATGCTGATAATACCACCGCAATCCTTAGGGAGTGGCTGAAGAATGTGCAGAACCTCTACCATGACGTGGAGTGGAGGCCAATGGAAGACCCTCA GTCCTACCCAGAAGAAATGGGACCAAAACACTGGCCAAGCTCTCGGTTCACCCACGTGATGAAGCTGCGTCAGGCTGCTCTGCGTGCAGCGCGGGAGAAGTGGTCAGACTACATCCTG TTTCTCGATACGGATAATTTACTGACCAACCCAGAAACTCTGAACCTGCTGATATCAGAAAACAAGACCTTGGTGGCACCGATGCTGGAGTCTCGCTTTCTGTATTCCAACTTCTGGTGTGGCATCACCCCCCAG GGCTATTACAAAAGGACCCTGGATTACCCCTTGATCCGGGAGTGGAAGAGAACAGGATGTTTTGCTGTCCCGATGATCCATTCCACGTTCCTCATTGACCTGAGGAAGGAGGCCTCCACCAAGCTGATGTTCTACCCGCCTCACCAGGACTACACCTGGAGCTTTGATGATATCATGGTCTTTGCTTTCTCCAGTCGTCAAGCAG GAATTCAGATGTTCATCTGCAACCGTGAGCACTATGGTTTCCTTCCCATGCCCTTGAAATCACACCAGACGCTGCAAGAAGAGACTGAGAACTTTGTGCACACACTGATAGAGGCTATGA ttGATCGTCCTCCCATTGAACCCTCTCAGTATGTCTCTGTTCCACCAAAACACCCTGACAAGATGGGATTTGATGAA ATTTTCATGATCAATCTGAAGCGTCGGAAGGACAGGCGGGACCGGATGCTGCGGACACTCTATGAACAGGAGATTGCGGTCAAGATAGTGGAGGCTGTGGATGGAAA agcaCTGAACACGAGTCAGCTCAAAGCTCTCAGCATCGACATGCTGCCAGGGTACCGGGACCCTTACTCTTCCCGGCCACTGACTAGGGGAGAAATCGGCTGCTTCCTCAGCCATTACTACATCTGGAAGGAG GTGGTGAACAGAGGACTGGAGAAGACACTCGTTATTGAGGACGATGTGCGCTTTGAACACCAGTTTAAAAGGAAGCTGATGAAACTGATGGATGACATAGAACAAGCTCAACTAGACTGGGAGCTTAT CTACATTGGCCGGAAAAGAATGCAGGTGCAGCAGCCCGAGAAAGCAGTTCCCAACGTCATGAACCTCGTGGAAGCTGATTACTCATATTGGACCCTGGGGTATGCAATCTCTTTCCAAGGGGCTCAGAAGCTAATTGGAGCGGAGCCTTTCAGCAAGATGCTGCCCGTGGATGAGTTTTTGCCAGTCATGTACAACAAGCACCCTGT AGCGAAGTACATGGAGTATTACGAGTCCAGAGACTTGAAGGCTTTTTCAGCAGAACCCTTGCTCGTTTACCCCACCCACTACACAGGGCAGCCCGGCTACCTCAGTGACACAGAGACCTCCACCATCTGGGATAACGAGACCGTGTCAACGGACTGGGACAGGACACACTCCTGGAAGTCACGGCAGCAGGGCCAGATCCATGGCGAGGCGCAGAACAAGGACGCCCTGCCACCCCAGTCCTCCCTCAACGTGCCATCTTCCAGGGATGAACTATAA
- the RGL1 gene encoding ral guanine nucleotide dissociation stimulator-like 1 isoform X3, with product MGFASTKEVLELLLDRYGNLETSSCEEVGSQNSSESKTVLRNAIASILRAWLDQCSEDFREPPSYPCLLKLLEYLQKSMPGSDPERRAQNLLEQFQKQEIENDHEFHSTSPCNLYDEEEMEISGPEEFSSFREDLVAEQLTYMDAKLFKKVVPHHCLGCIWSRRDKKENKHLAPTIRATISQFNAVTKCVVSTILKSKELKTQQRAKIIEKWIHIAHECRILKNFSSLRAIVSALQSNSIYRLKKTWAAVPKDRMLMFEELSDIFSDHDNYLTSRELLMKEGTSKFANLDSSVKENQKRTQRRLQLQKDMGVMQGTVPYLGTFLTDLTMLDTALQDYIEGGLINFEKRRREFEVIAQIKLLQSACNSYCMTPDQKFIQWFRRQQLLSEEESYSLSCEIETAVDASTMSPKPRKSMVKRLSLLFLGSEVITSSTPTKEQHKSTPSGSSGESMDSVSVSSCESNHSESEEVCVTPIDTPDEPQKKLSESSSSCSSIHSMDTSSSGLPSLTNIILSPPFSSSNPKIHKRSISVTSITSTVLPPVYNQQNEDTCIIRISVEDNNGNMYKSIMLTSQDKTPAVIQRAMSKHNLESDAAAEYELVQVISEDKELVIPDSANVFYAMNSQVNFDFLLRKKTPTDEQVKMRSRSSLTLPRTAKRGCWSNRNSKITL from the exons gtATGGAAACCTGGAGACGTCAAGCTGTGAAGAAGTTGGGAGCCAGAATTCCTCTGAATCCAAAACAGTACTCAGGAA TGCAATAGCATCAATCTTACGAGCGTGGCTTGATCAGTGCTCTGAGGATTTCAGAGAGCCGCCCAGCTACCCGTGCTTACTGAAGTTGCTGGAATACCTGCAGAAGAGCATGCCTGGCTCTGACCCAGAGAGGAGGGCACAGAACCTTCTGGAGCAGTTCCAGAAGCAAGAAATAGAAAACGATC ATGAGTTCCATAGCACTTCCCCTTGTAATCTGTATGatgaagaggaaatggaaattaGTGGTCCAGAAGAATTCTCTTCTTTCCGGGAAGACCTTGTGGCAGAGCAGCTGACATACATGGATGCA AAGCTCTTCAAGAAAGTTGTGCCCCACCACTGTTTGGGATGCATCTGGTCTCGAAgggataagaaagaaaacaagcaccTGGCACCTACCATCAGAGCCACCATCTCTCAGTTCAACGCGGTCACCAAATGCGTTGTCAGCACTATCCTGAAGAGCAAAGAactcaaaacacagcagagggCCAAGATCATTGAGAAGTGGATTCATATCGCACAT GAATGTAGGATCCTGAagaatttttcctctttgagaGCCATCGTTTCAGCACTGCAGTCCAACTCCATCTATCGGCTAAAGAAGacctgggcagctgttccaaa GGACAGAATGCTGATGTTTGAAGAGCTGTCTGATATCTTCTCAGATCATGACAATTATTTGACAAGTAGGGAGCTGCTAATGAAG GAAGGAACATCCAAATTTGCAAATCTggacagcagtgtgaaagagaatcagaaaagaacacagagacGTCTTCAGCTTCAAAAAGATATG GGAGTAATGCAAGGCACCGTCCCTTACCTTGGTACCTTTCTTACTGATCTCACCATGCTGGACACAGCCCTTCAGGATTACATCGAG GGTGGCCTGATAAATTTTGAGAAGAGACGAAGG GAATTTGAAGTCATCGCCCAAATTAAGCTCTTGCAATCTGCGTGTAACAGCTATTGCATGACACCAGACCAAAAATTCATCCAGTGGTTCAGGAGGCAGCAGCTTCTAAGCGAGGAGGAGAG TTACAGCCTCTCGTGTGAGATTGAAACAGCTGTTGATGCAAGCACCATGTCACCAAAACCTCGGAAAAGTATGGTGAAGAGGCTCAGCCT ACTGTTTCTGGGCTCTGAGGTGATCACCAGCAGCACGCCCACCAAAGAGCAACACAAATCAACTCCAAGTGGGAGCTCTGGTGAGAGCATGGACTCGGTCAGTGTGTCATCCTGTGAGTCTAACCACTCTGAATCTGAAGAAGTCTGCGTCACTCCCATAGACACTCCTGATGAGCCACAGAAAAAG CTCTCGGAATCCTCCTCCTCTTGTTCCTCCATCCATTCCATGGACACATCCTCCTCGGGGCTGCCATCTTTAACCAACATAATCCTGTCCCCTCCCTTCTCGTCCTCCAACCCCAAGATCCACAAGCGCTCCATCTCCGTGACATCCATTACCTCGACAGTACTGCCCCCTGTTTACAACCAGCAGAACGAGGACACCTGCATCATCCGAATCAGCGTGGAAGACAACAACGGCAATATGTACAAGAGCATCATG CTAACCAGCCAAGATAAAACTCCTGCTGTCATCCAGCGAGCTATGTCAAAGCACAACCTGGAATCTGATGCAGCCGCGGAGTATGAGCTTGTACAGGTCATCTCTGAGGACAAAG AGCTGGTGATCCCAGACAGCGCCAACGTATTCTATGCCATGAACAGCCAGGTGAACTTTGACTtcctgctgaggaaaaaaactcCCACTGACGAGCAGGTGAAAATGAGGAGCAGATCCAGCCTGACGCTCCCCAGAACTGCCAAACGGGGGTGCTGGAGTAACAGGAACAGCAAAATCACACTCTGA